One genomic segment of Mesoterricola silvestris includes these proteins:
- the dxs gene encoding 1-deoxy-D-xylulose-5-phosphate synthase — MSRHPLLDSVTAPQQVQHFSLIQMEQLAAELRQFLIDSISVTGGHFSSNLGTVELTVALMHHFDFLVDRIVWDVGHQAYPYKILTGRKDRFPTLRKHGGLSGFLKREESVYDHFGAGHASTSISAALGMAEARDLLGQDFSSIAVIGDGSMTAGMAFEALNQAGFLETRKFMVILNDNDMSINPNVGSLQGYLNQIINGQYYNRWRDRIEFAIKAIPVASVSRRLAKVAKWSEESFKRIAVPGLLFEDLGMKYIGPVNGHDVAALLRGLGEAKERMAEGPVLLHVQTKKGFGYEPAVKDPLKWHGVTAFDAEAGEIRKAPADPAKPALPSYTSVFGNTLTDLARKDPKIVAVTAAMLDGTGLNIFQKAHPKRCFDVGIAEQHAVTFGAGLACQGLRPVVAIYSTFLQRGFDQVLHDVCLQNLPVTFAMDRGGIVGADGPTHHGLYDLSFLRCMPNIVIMAPKDENELRQMLFTAIYSNRPAALRYPRGNALGVPLQDPVAALPIGKGELLREGTDLLLVALGTMVAPAEALAQRLGEDGISCAVINARFVKPLDQDLIAHWSRGVRGIVALEEGCAPGGFTSAVAELLADQGIQRPLLRCAVPDHIVHHGDQALLLDEEGLSPRALRERILEFQRQLPG; from the coding sequence GTGAGCCGCCACCCCCTCCTCGATTCCGTCACGGCGCCCCAGCAGGTCCAGCACTTCTCCCTGATCCAGATGGAACAGCTGGCCGCGGAGCTGAGGCAGTTCCTCATCGATTCCATCAGCGTCACCGGGGGCCACTTCAGCTCGAACCTGGGCACCGTGGAACTCACCGTGGCGCTCATGCACCATTTCGACTTCCTCGTGGACCGCATCGTGTGGGACGTGGGCCACCAGGCCTATCCCTACAAGATCCTCACGGGCCGCAAGGACCGGTTCCCGACCCTGCGCAAGCACGGGGGGCTGTCGGGGTTCCTCAAGCGCGAGGAGAGCGTCTACGACCACTTCGGCGCCGGCCACGCCAGCACCTCCATCTCCGCGGCCCTGGGCATGGCCGAGGCCCGGGACCTGCTGGGCCAGGACTTCTCCAGCATCGCCGTCATCGGGGACGGCTCCATGACCGCGGGCATGGCCTTCGAGGCCCTCAACCAGGCCGGGTTCCTGGAGACCCGGAAGTTCATGGTCATCCTCAACGACAACGACATGAGCATCAATCCCAACGTGGGGTCGCTCCAGGGATACCTGAACCAGATCATCAACGGGCAGTACTACAACCGCTGGCGGGACCGCATCGAATTCGCCATCAAGGCCATCCCCGTCGCCAGCGTAAGCCGGCGCCTGGCCAAGGTCGCCAAGTGGAGCGAGGAATCCTTCAAGCGCATCGCGGTGCCGGGGCTGCTCTTCGAGGACCTGGGCATGAAGTACATCGGCCCGGTCAACGGCCACGACGTGGCGGCCCTGCTGCGGGGCCTGGGCGAGGCCAAGGAGCGCATGGCGGAAGGGCCCGTGCTGCTCCACGTGCAGACCAAGAAGGGCTTCGGCTACGAGCCCGCCGTGAAGGATCCGCTGAAATGGCACGGGGTCACCGCCTTCGACGCCGAGGCCGGCGAGATCCGCAAGGCCCCCGCGGACCCCGCCAAGCCGGCCCTCCCCTCGTACACGAGCGTGTTCGGCAACACCCTCACGGACCTGGCCCGCAAGGATCCCAAGATCGTCGCCGTCACCGCCGCCATGCTGGACGGCACGGGCCTGAACATCTTCCAGAAGGCCCACCCCAAGCGCTGCTTCGACGTGGGCATCGCCGAGCAGCACGCCGTCACCTTCGGCGCGGGCCTGGCCTGCCAGGGGCTCCGGCCCGTGGTGGCCATCTACTCCACCTTCCTGCAGCGGGGCTTCGACCAGGTGCTCCACGACGTGTGCCTCCAGAACCTGCCCGTGACCTTCGCCATGGACCGGGGCGGCATCGTGGGCGCCGACGGCCCCACCCACCACGGCCTCTACGACCTGTCCTTCCTGCGGTGCATGCCCAACATCGTCATCATGGCCCCCAAGGACGAGAACGAGCTCCGGCAGATGCTCTTCACCGCCATCTACAGCAACCGCCCCGCGGCCCTGCGCTACCCGAGGGGCAACGCCCTGGGCGTGCCCCTGCAGGACCCCGTGGCGGCCCTGCCCATCGGCAAGGGCGAGCTCCTCCGGGAGGGCACCGACCTCCTCCTGGTGGCCCTGGGCACCATGGTGGCCCCCGCCGAGGCCCTGGCCCAGCGTCTCGGGGAGGACGGCATCTCCTGCGCCGTCATCAACGCCCGCTTCGTCAAGCCCCTGGACCAGGACCTCATCGCCCACTGGAGCCGCGGGGTCCGCGGCATCGTCGCCCTGGAGGAGGGCTGCGCCCCCGGAGGCTTCACCTCCGCCGTGGCCGAACTCCTGGCCGACCAGGGCATCCAGCGCCCCCTCCTGCGCTGCGCCGTGCCCGACCACATCGTCCACCACGGGGACCAGGCGCTGCTCCTGGACGAGGAGGGGCTGAGCCCCCGGGCGCTGCGGGAGCGGATCCTGGAATTCCAACGCCAGCTGCCGGGGTAG
- a CDS encoding polyprenyl synthetase family protein: MTLPAPQQVRADLDRLLPLFESRYLQPFQQGEAANLALAMTYSLQAGGKRIRPVLCMLAAESLGAPVEAALSCAVALEYIHTYSLIHDDLPAMDDDDLRRGKPTCHVAFGEGPAILAGDGLLTEAFTVLASDPALPPSRRVDAIRVLGEAAGWRGMVGGQALDLEGEARTRGADPVSLAELQVIHRLKTGALLRASLELGAIAGAAGAEDRAALREAGEALGLAFQIQDDILDATSTQEAMGKRVGKDEGKGKITYPLLLGLAGARNALREATERAQCQLRSLPNPHSLMALATYLAGRSA; this comes from the coding sequence TTGACGCTCCCGGCACCCCAGCAGGTCAGGGCCGACCTCGACCGCCTCCTTCCCCTCTTCGAGTCCCGGTACCTCCAGCCCTTCCAGCAGGGCGAGGCCGCCAATCTGGCCCTGGCCATGACCTACAGCCTCCAGGCGGGGGGCAAGCGCATCCGGCCGGTGCTGTGCATGCTGGCCGCCGAATCCCTGGGCGCCCCGGTGGAGGCCGCCCTGTCCTGCGCGGTGGCGCTGGAATACATCCACACCTATTCCCTCATCCACGACGACCTGCCGGCCATGGACGACGATGACCTCCGCCGGGGCAAGCCCACCTGCCACGTGGCGTTCGGCGAAGGTCCGGCCATTCTGGCGGGCGATGGCCTCCTCACCGAGGCCTTCACGGTGCTGGCCTCGGACCCGGCCCTGCCCCCTTCGCGGCGGGTGGACGCCATCCGGGTGCTGGGGGAGGCCGCCGGCTGGCGGGGAATGGTGGGCGGCCAGGCCCTGGACCTGGAGGGCGAGGCCCGCACCCGGGGGGCCGATCCGGTGAGCCTGGCCGAACTGCAGGTGATCCACCGGTTGAAGACCGGGGCCCTGCTCCGGGCCTCCCTGGAACTGGGCGCCATCGCGGGCGCGGCCGGCGCGGAGGACCGCGCGGCCCTGAGGGAGGCCGGGGAAGCGCTGGGACTGGCCTTCCAGATCCAGGACGATATCCTCGACGCCACGTCCACCCAGGAGGCCATGGGGAAGCGGGTTGGCAAAGACGAGGGCAAGGGTAAAATCACCTACCCCCTGCTGCTCGGGCTCGCTGGAGCCCGCAATGCCCTGCGGGAGGCCACAGAGCGTGCCCAATGTCAGTTACGATCGCTTCCGAATCCCCATTCCCTGATGGCCTTGGCCACGTACTTGGCGGGGCGCAGCGCGTGA
- the xseB gene encoding exodeoxyribonuclease VII small subunit, whose amino-acid sequence MTNPNPSFDDGLDRLEALVQRLEAGNLGLEDALREFEEGVGLSRTLQQQLAAAQRRVEVLKQGLGGEYRAEPLEGDQA is encoded by the coding sequence ATGACGAATCCGAACCCCTCCTTCGACGACGGACTGGACCGGCTGGAGGCCCTGGTGCAGCGGCTGGAGGCCGGCAACCTGGGCCTGGAGGATGCCCTCCGGGAATTCGAGGAGGGGGTCGGCCTGAGCCGGACCCTCCAGCAGCAATTGGCCGCGGCCCAGCGCCGGGTGGAGGTGCTCAAGCAGGGCCTGGGCGGCGAGTACCGGGCCGAGCCCCTGGAAGGGGACCAGGCTTGA
- a CDS encoding DUF4412 domain-containing protein, whose translation MRLRLVLALAATLVCGALAAADLTITFNSVAKGMMGAGGTSTEIHYYSSEFNMVRNEKDRRDTLVDFKNGISYTIDHKKKTISKMSFDDALAALESLNAAQPEGMGQMFGAMFGDPNDFKVDKVGPETVAGRSCTAWNIRVGKLAMSLSADPTLKQPIPDTTYMKMVQARAAQFAKAGPMGASFKRLYEEMAKIKGIPLKTHMTGMMGMDVATEATKIEQGPVPAATFTLPAGYKIEDAGKKMREEMMKKK comes from the coding sequence ATGAGATTACGCCTTGTTCTGGCCCTGGCCGCAACCCTGGTGTGCGGAGCCCTCGCCGCCGCCGATCTCACCATCACCTTCAATTCGGTGGCCAAGGGGATGATGGGCGCCGGGGGGACCTCCACGGAGATCCACTACTACAGCAGCGAATTCAACATGGTGCGCAACGAGAAGGACCGCCGGGACACCCTGGTGGACTTCAAGAACGGCATCTCCTACACCATCGACCACAAGAAGAAGACCATCTCCAAGATGAGCTTCGACGACGCCCTGGCGGCCCTGGAGTCCCTCAACGCGGCCCAGCCCGAAGGGATGGGGCAGATGTTCGGCGCGATGTTCGGGGACCCCAACGATTTCAAGGTGGACAAGGTGGGACCCGAGACGGTGGCGGGGCGGTCCTGCACCGCCTGGAACATCCGCGTGGGCAAGCTCGCCATGTCCCTCTCCGCCGACCCCACGCTGAAACAGCCCATCCCCGACACCACCTACATGAAGATGGTGCAGGCCCGCGCCGCCCAGTTCGCCAAGGCCGGCCCCATGGGCGCGAGCTTCAAGCGCCTCTACGAGGAGATGGCCAAGATCAAGGGCATTCCCCTCAAGACCCACATGACCGGCATGATGGGGATGGACGTGGCCACCGAAGCCACGAAGATCGAGCAGGGCCCCGTTCCCGCCGCCACCTTCACCCTCCCCGCGGGCTACAAGATCGAGGATGCCGGGAAGAAGATGCGCGAGGAGATGATGAAGAAAAAGTAG
- a CDS encoding sigma-54-dependent transcriptional regulator, which yields MARVLVVDDSQETCDLLELLLGEGLGLEVAVVKATRPEDALRHLRGGGFDLMLSDINLEASLDGLDLLKAAKPLGVETILLTGFGTLEKALEAVREGAFDFISKPWNNDDLKSLVKRALVMKGSGGGPKDPALGDDLHQSVMIGSSPKMMEVYRTIASLQNSRTTVLIIGESGTGKELVAQNIHLSSDRKACPFVAINCGALTEGLLESELFGHVKGAFTGAVADKKGLFEEASGGTIFLDEIGETSLGFQVRLLRVLQEHEVRKVGGNKTVKVDVRVIAASNRDLAAMVKAGKFREDLYYRLCVVEIRVPPVRERFSRDARTGQVVSDIPALMDHFLAECSRKDSQIYRLRADARKQLEGYSWPGNVREMGNIIEHLTQLSRGREITPDDFPEKIRDELRTKGTTLPLAPTPLLELIQDWDHLPTLEELERRYIQVLLKHEHRKSRIADILGKDRTTLYRKLKDLGLAEGPEEGL from the coding sequence ATGGCTCGCGTGCTGGTTGTGGATGATTCCCAGGAAACCTGCGACCTCCTGGAACTGCTCCTGGGCGAGGGGCTGGGCCTGGAGGTGGCCGTGGTCAAGGCCACCCGGCCCGAGGACGCCCTGCGCCACCTGCGGGGGGGCGGATTCGACCTGATGCTCTCGGACATCAACCTGGAGGCCAGCCTGGACGGCCTGGATCTGCTCAAGGCCGCCAAGCCCCTGGGGGTGGAGACCATCCTCCTCACCGGGTTCGGGACCCTGGAGAAGGCCCTGGAGGCGGTGCGGGAAGGGGCCTTCGACTTCATTTCCAAGCCCTGGAACAACGATGACCTGAAATCCCTGGTGAAGCGGGCCCTGGTCATGAAGGGTTCCGGGGGGGGCCCCAAGGACCCGGCCCTGGGCGACGACCTGCACCAGAGCGTCATGATCGGCTCCAGCCCGAAGATGATGGAGGTGTACCGCACCATCGCCTCCCTGCAGAACAGTCGAACGACCGTGTTGATCATCGGCGAGAGCGGCACCGGCAAGGAACTGGTGGCCCAGAACATCCACCTGAGCAGCGACCGCAAGGCCTGCCCCTTCGTGGCCATCAACTGCGGCGCCCTCACCGAGGGGCTGCTGGAGTCCGAGCTCTTCGGCCACGTGAAGGGGGCCTTCACCGGGGCCGTGGCGGACAAGAAGGGGCTCTTCGAGGAGGCCTCGGGGGGCACCATCTTCCTGGACGAGATCGGGGAGACCTCCCTGGGCTTCCAGGTGCGCCTCCTGCGGGTGCTGCAGGAGCACGAGGTGCGCAAGGTGGGCGGCAACAAGACGGTCAAGGTGGACGTGCGGGTCATCGCCGCCAGCAACCGGGACCTGGCGGCCATGGTCAAGGCCGGCAAGTTCCGGGAGGATCTGTACTACCGGCTCTGCGTGGTGGAGATCCGGGTGCCTCCCGTGCGCGAGCGCTTCTCCCGGGACGCGCGCACCGGCCAGGTGGTGTCGGACATCCCGGCGCTCATGGATCACTTCCTGGCGGAATGCAGCCGCAAGGACAGCCAGATCTACCGGCTGCGGGCCGATGCCCGCAAGCAGCTGGAGGGCTACAGCTGGCCCGGCAACGTCCGGGAGATGGGCAATATCATCGAGCACCTCACCCAGCTGAGCCGGGGCCGGGAAATCACCCCCGACGATTTCCCGGAAAAGATCCGCGACGAACTGAGGACCAAGGGGACCACCCTTCCCCTGGCCCCGACCCCCCTCCTGGAGCTCATCCAGGACTGGGACCACCTGCCCACCCTGGAGGAACTGGAGCGGCGCTACATCCAGGTGCTGCTCAAGCACGAGCACCGCAAGAGCCGCATCGCCGACATCCTGGGCAAGGACCGCACGACCCTCTACCGCAAGCTCAAGGACCTGGGCCTGGCGGAGGGGCCGGAGGAAGGACTCTGA